From a region of the Streptomyces tirandamycinicus genome:
- a CDS encoding SRPBCC domain-containing protein: MEHEVFVPVPADRLRRTLADPARVARCVPGLQRDADASAGPLAGRLKVRVGGHTITYRGALRITERDGGFTAEGEGTEARGHGSAKVALTVLLTETEGGTTLSFTGSAHADGRLAEAAPDAAEQSATRLLDRFAASLATAAQDEEREAAAGAGAEAEGGGADATAERAATDGVSTEGATGEGGDEGATAGGGDEGATAGGASAEGSTAEGSTAESADDGVAPGGSGGSGRSGGSPGRPEAPAGDEPPASSSGPSAPSAGVGGTPEDGPDGEEDQSASLFEADVPPSSLDPLADEVLGEDDEPPAEAAHARRTMIGRSAEEVDHAPPRGRYAPVPAPQPASAGSTLRWVAPAAALAIASAVVVGRALRRRR, encoded by the coding sequence ATGGAGCATGAGGTGTTCGTTCCGGTACCGGCAGACAGGCTTCGGCGGACTCTGGCCGACCCCGCGCGGGTCGCCCGGTGCGTCCCGGGGCTCCAGCGGGACGCCGACGCGTCGGCGGGCCCGCTCGCGGGCCGGCTGAAGGTCCGGGTGGGCGGTCACACGATCACCTACCGGGGCGCGCTCCGCATCACCGAACGGGACGGCGGCTTCACGGCCGAGGGGGAGGGCACGGAGGCCCGGGGCCACGGCTCGGCCAAAGTGGCGCTGACCGTCCTGCTCACCGAGACCGAGGGCGGTACCACGCTCTCCTTCACCGGATCGGCCCATGCGGACGGCCGCCTCGCCGAGGCGGCTCCCGACGCCGCCGAGCAGTCCGCCACCCGACTGCTCGACCGGTTCGCCGCGTCCCTGGCCACCGCGGCGCAGGACGAGGAGCGCGAGGCGGCCGCCGGCGCCGGTGCGGAGGCTGAGGGAGGCGGGGCGGACGCGACCGCCGAGAGGGCAGCCACCGACGGGGTATCCACCGAGGGCGCCACGGGCGAGGGCGGGGACGAGGGCGCCACCGCAGGGGGCGGGGACGAGGGCGCGACCGCAGGGGGAGCATCTGCCGAGGGGTCGACCGCCGAGGGTTCGACCGCCGAGAGCGCTGACGACGGCGTTGCTCCGGGCGGTTCCGGCGGTTCCGGGCGTTCCGGCGGTTCCCCCGGACGGCCGGAGGCCCCGGCCGGGGACGAGCCCCCCGCATCGAGTTCCGGCCCCTCGGCGCCCTCGGCCGGTGTGGGCGGCACACCCGAGGACGGGCCGGACGGCGAAGAGGACCAGAGCGCGTCCCTGTTCGAGGCGGACGTGCCTCCGTCGTCACTGGACCCGTTGGCGGACGAGGTGCTCGGCGAGGACGACGAACCGCCCGCTGAAGCGGCCCACGCCCGCCGGACGATGATCGGCCGCAGTGCGGAGGAGGTCGACCACGCGCCGCCGCGCGGCCGGTACGCCCCCGTACCCGCGCCCCAGCCCGCCTCGGCCGGTAGCACCCTGCGCTGGGTCGCCCCCGCCGCCGCGCTCGCCATCGCCTCCGCCGTGGTGGTGGGACGGGCATTGCGCCGTCGCAGGTAG
- a CDS encoding aldose 1-epimerase produces the protein MSSEENVRLTAGDAELTVTPGNGCRISSLRVAGTELLRQGERYGCFPMVPWCGRTGNARFRNGGVEHRLPVNDPPHAIHGTGRDTAWRTARTGPTEAVFTYELGEPWPYTGLVTQTFELTEDSLTLQLGVETYGDSFPAQAGWHPWFLRHAFPDGKGARLDFIPDWQEERGPDYLPTGRRIGPTPGPWDDCFGMEDGVDVTLTWPEHLELTVKSRTEWVVVYDEQEEAVCVEPQSGPPNGLNTHPRLVTPIDPLEISTTWSWRRPV, from the coding sequence GTGAGTAGCGAAGAGAACGTCCGGCTCACCGCCGGCGACGCCGAGTTGACGGTCACTCCGGGCAACGGCTGCCGGATCAGCAGCTTGCGCGTCGCGGGTACCGAGCTGCTGCGACAGGGCGAGCGATATGGCTGCTTCCCGATGGTTCCCTGGTGCGGCCGCACCGGGAACGCCCGCTTCCGCAACGGCGGGGTGGAGCACCGGCTGCCGGTCAACGACCCGCCGCACGCCATCCACGGCACCGGCCGGGACACCGCGTGGCGCACCGCCCGCACCGGTCCCACCGAGGCCGTCTTCACCTACGAACTCGGCGAACCCTGGCCGTACACCGGGCTCGTCACCCAGACGTTCGAGCTGACCGAGGACTCGCTGACGCTCCAGCTGGGCGTCGAGACGTACGGCGACTCCTTTCCCGCCCAGGCGGGCTGGCACCCGTGGTTCCTGCGCCATGCCTTTCCCGACGGCAAGGGCGCCCGGCTCGACTTCATCCCCGACTGGCAGGAGGAGCGCGGGCCCGATTACCTGCCCACCGGCCGGCGGATCGGGCCGACGCCCGGCCCCTGGGACGACTGCTTCGGCATGGAGGACGGCGTCGACGTCACCCTCACCTGGCCGGAGCACCTGGAGCTGACGGTGAAGAGCCGCACCGAGTGGGTGGTCGTCTACGACGAGCAGGAGGAGGCGGTCTGCGTCGAGCCGCAATCCGGCCCGCCGAACGGTCTCAACACGCATCCTCGCCTGGTCACGCCCATCGACCCGCTCGAGATCTCGACGACCTGGTCATGGCGACGTCCGGTGTAG
- the pyrE gene encoding orotate phosphoribosyltransferase produces MTDVRAELLQQIKDKAVVHGRVTLSSGREADYYIDLRRITLDGEAAPMVGQVMLDLTRDLDFDCVGGLTLGADPVASAMLHASAARGGRLDAFVVRKAQKTHGMQRRIEGADVKGRRCLVVEDTSTTGGSPLTAVEAVREAGGEVVAVATIVDRGAAGAIAEAGLPYLTGFELSDLGLD; encoded by the coding sequence ATGACTGACGTACGTGCTGAGCTGCTCCAGCAGATCAAGGACAAGGCCGTGGTGCACGGCAGGGTGACCCTCTCCTCGGGGCGTGAGGCCGACTACTACATCGACCTTCGCCGGATCACGCTGGACGGCGAGGCGGCGCCGATGGTCGGCCAGGTCATGCTGGATCTGACCCGGGACCTGGACTTCGACTGCGTCGGCGGCCTGACGCTGGGAGCCGACCCCGTCGCGTCCGCGATGCTGCATGCCTCCGCCGCCCGCGGCGGGCGTCTGGACGCCTTCGTCGTACGGAAGGCCCAGAAGACGCACGGAATGCAGCGGCGTATCGAGGGCGCGGACGTCAAGGGCCGCCGCTGCCTGGTGGTCGAGGACACCTCCACGACCGGCGGTTCCCCCCTCACCGCCGTCGAGGCCGTCCGCGAGGCCGGCGGGGAGGTCGTCGCCGTGGCCACGATCGTGGACCGCGGCGCCGCCGGGGCGATCGCCGAGGCGGGGCTGCCCTATCTGACCGGATTCGAACTGTCGGACCTCGGTCTCGACTGA
- the fbaA gene encoding class II fructose-bisphosphate aldolase yields the protein MPIATPEVYNEMLDRAKAGKFAYPAINVTSSQTLHAALRGFAEAESDGIVQISTGGAEYLGGQYNKDMVTGAVALAEFAHIVADKYPVNIALHTDHCPKDKLDGYVRPLLAVSEQRVAQGKNPLFQSHMWDGSAETLADNLAVAQELLARAVAAKIILEVEITPTGGEEDGVTHEINDELYTTVEDAIRTAEALGLGDKGRYLLAASFGNVHGVYKPGNVVLRPELLKELQEGVAAKYGTSEPFDFVFHGGSGSTAEEIAVALENGVVKMNLDTDTQYAFTRPVADHMFKNYDGVLKVDGEVGSKKTYDPRTWGKAAEAGMSKRVLEACQVLRAAGNKMK from the coding sequence ATGCCCATCGCAACCCCCGAGGTCTACAACGAGATGCTCGACCGGGCGAAGGCAGGCAAGTTCGCCTACCCGGCCATCAACGTCACCTCGTCCCAGACCCTGCACGCTGCGCTGCGCGGCTTCGCGGAGGCCGAGAGCGACGGCATCGTCCAGATCTCCACCGGTGGTGCGGAGTACCTGGGTGGCCAGTACAACAAGGACATGGTGACCGGCGCCGTCGCCCTCGCCGAGTTCGCGCACATCGTGGCCGACAAGTACCCGGTCAACATCGCCCTGCACACCGACCACTGCCCGAAGGACAAGCTGGACGGCTACGTCCGCCCGCTGCTGGCCGTCTCCGAGCAGCGGGTCGCCCAGGGCAAGAACCCGCTCTTCCAGTCGCACATGTGGGACGGCTCCGCCGAGACCCTCGCCGACAACCTGGCCGTCGCGCAGGAGCTGCTGGCCCGCGCGGTCGCCGCCAAGATCATCCTCGAGGTCGAGATCACCCCGACCGGCGGCGAGGAGGACGGCGTCACGCACGAGATCAACGACGAGCTGTACACCACCGTCGAGGACGCCATCCGCACCGCCGAGGCGCTGGGCCTGGGCGACAAGGGCCGCTACCTGCTCGCCGCGTCCTTCGGCAACGTCCACGGCGTCTACAAGCCGGGCAACGTCGTGCTCCGCCCGGAGCTGCTCAAGGAGCTCCAGGAGGGCGTCGCGGCCAAGTACGGCACGTCCGAGCCGTTCGACTTCGTGTTCCACGGCGGCTCCGGCTCCACGGCCGAGGAGATCGCGGTCGCGCTGGAGAACGGCGTCGTCAAGATGAACCTCGACACCGACACCCAGTACGCCTTCACCCGCCCCGTCGCGGACCACATGTTCAAGAACTACGACGGTGTGCTGAAGGTCGACGGCGAGGTCGGTTCCAAGAAGACCTACGACCCGCGCACCTGGGGCAAGGCCGCCGAGGCCGGCATGTCCAAGCGTGTCCTCGAGGCCTGCCAGGTGCTGCGCGCCGCCGGCAACAAGATGAAGTAG
- a CDS encoding MalY/PatB family protein has protein sequence MKHQPHQSHQPHQPHQPHRKHRTPYDFDTPLDRRGTASVQWDGVADRFGAAGLLPFTISDMDFASPPPVLDALRERLAHGVFGYTDWRLGPFREAICDWFARRHGTGLDPERIVYGPSVLSQLSQLLRMWTRPGEGVVVHAPTYDGFRRTVTGLGRRLRPVAVGDEEGLERELARPDAKVLILCSPHNPTGRVWTEDELKGFARLAGEHGVAVISDEIHADFVHDGHRHLPWTGFADDGGRWAVVASASKAFNFPALNGSYGIIGDPGERAAFIRRMETGEGLGSPAVLSLTAHVAAYRHGAGWLDAARAYVAGNLAMLEERLRSAFPDLGWEPPQAGYLAWIDLRALRVDDEALQRELVERERVAIMPGTVYGAEGFVRLNLGCPRSKAEAGADALVRALTRLS, from the coding sequence TTGAAGCACCAGCCGCACCAGTCGCACCAGCCGCACCAGCCGCACCAGCCGCACCGGAAGCACCGGACCCCGTACGACTTCGACACCCCACTCGACCGGCGTGGTACCGCCAGCGTGCAGTGGGACGGCGTCGCCGACCGGTTCGGCGCCGCGGGACTGCTGCCCTTCACCATCTCCGACATGGACTTCGCCTCACCGCCGCCGGTGCTGGACGCGCTGCGCGAGCGCCTGGCACACGGGGTGTTCGGCTACACCGACTGGCGGCTCGGCCCGTTCCGCGAGGCGATATGCGACTGGTTCGCCCGGCGGCACGGCACCGGGCTCGATCCGGAGCGGATCGTGTACGGGCCTTCGGTGCTCAGCCAGCTGTCGCAGCTGCTGCGGATGTGGACGCGGCCCGGGGAAGGGGTCGTCGTCCACGCCCCCACATACGACGGCTTCCGCAGAACGGTGACCGGGCTCGGACGGCGGCTCCGGCCCGTCGCGGTGGGCGACGAGGAGGGTCTGGAGCGGGAGCTCGCCCGGCCCGACGCGAAGGTGCTGATCCTCTGTTCGCCCCACAACCCCACCGGACGGGTGTGGACCGAGGACGAGCTGAAGGGGTTCGCCCGGCTGGCGGGGGAGCACGGGGTCGCCGTGATCTCGGACGAGATCCATGCGGACTTCGTGCACGACGGGCACCGGCATCTGCCGTGGACGGGCTTCGCGGACGACGGGGGCCGGTGGGCCGTGGTCGCCTCGGCGTCGAAGGCGTTCAACTTCCCCGCCCTGAACGGTTCGTACGGCATCATCGGCGATCCCGGGGAGCGTGCGGCGTTCATCCGGCGGATGGAGACGGGTGAGGGGCTCGGCTCCCCGGCCGTGCTGTCGCTGACGGCCCATGTCGCCGCCTACCGGCACGGCGCCGGCTGGCTGGACGCCGCCCGCGCCTATGTGGCGGGGAATCTGGCGATGCTGGAGGAGCGGCTGCGGTCGGCCTTCCCGGACCTCGGCTGGGAGCCGCCGCAGGCCGGGTATCTGGCGTGGATCGACCTCCGGGCGCTGCGGGTGGACGACGAGGCGCTGCAGCGGGAGCTGGTCGAGCGGGAACGCGTCGCGATCATGCCGGGCACGGTGTACGGGGCGGAGGGCTTCGTGCGCCTCAATCTGGGCTGCCCTCGTTCCAAGGCCGAGGCGGGCGCCGACGCGCTGGTGCGGGCCCTGACCAGGCTGTCCTGA
- a CDS encoding MFS transporter, protein MDIRLASVTGRWIVLTTVLGSSMALLDSTVVNVALPHIGEDLDADLAELQWTVNAYMVTLAGLILLGGALGDRYGRRRVFVVGVLWFAVASLACGLAPNAHVLIAARALQGIGGALLTPGSLALIQASFHRDDRARAVGLWSGFGGVGAAAGPFLGGWLVDGPGWRWIFLLNVPLAALCVPVALRHVPESRDPAAHGRFDVLGAVLGALSLALVTYALIDGSWWSGVVGVLTGAAFIRLERRRKNAMLPVSIFRSRLFTAVNLVTVCVYAGFSGFFFLTALQLQVVSGYSALAAGTALLPTTVLMLLLSARSGQLGERIGPRIPLTVGPLLSAAGMLLMLRVGADASYPADVLPALLVLGLGMVTLVAPLTATVLASVDTARAGIASGVNNAAARAAGLLAVAALPMLAGMGPEAYRMPDRFAAAFARAMPLCALILVVGAVLAWAMVRRPADWHCPATCKVHCGVGAPPLEPRRGREPRRGREPGRPGTPEAPGEPSDGPSG, encoded by the coding sequence ATGGACATCAGGCTCGCGTCGGTCACCGGGCGCTGGATCGTCCTGACGACCGTTCTCGGGTCCAGCATGGCGCTGCTCGACTCCACCGTCGTCAACGTCGCCCTCCCCCACATCGGTGAGGACCTCGACGCCGACCTCGCCGAGCTGCAGTGGACGGTCAACGCGTACATGGTGACCCTCGCCGGGCTGATCCTGCTGGGCGGGGCGCTGGGGGACCGGTACGGGCGCCGGCGGGTGTTCGTCGTCGGTGTGCTGTGGTTCGCGGTCGCGTCGCTGGCCTGCGGACTGGCGCCGAACGCCCATGTCCTGATCGCCGCCCGCGCGCTGCAGGGCATCGGCGGGGCACTGCTCACCCCGGGGTCGCTCGCGCTGATCCAGGCGAGTTTCCACCGGGACGACCGGGCCAGGGCCGTGGGGCTGTGGTCCGGGTTCGGCGGGGTCGGCGCGGCGGCCGGACCGTTCCTCGGCGGGTGGCTGGTGGACGGCCCGGGCTGGCGGTGGATCTTCCTGCTGAACGTGCCGCTGGCCGCGCTCTGCGTGCCCGTCGCGCTGCGCCATGTGCCCGAGTCGCGCGACCCCGCGGCGCACGGCCGGTTCGACGTGCTGGGCGCGGTGCTGGGGGCACTGAGCCTCGCACTGGTGACGTACGCGCTGATCGACGGCTCGTGGTGGAGCGGCGTCGTGGGCGTCCTGACGGGTGCCGCGTTCATCCGGCTGGAGCGCCGCCGGAAGAACGCCATGCTGCCGGTGTCGATCTTCCGGTCCCGGCTGTTCACCGCGGTCAATCTGGTGACGGTGTGCGTGTACGCGGGGTTCAGCGGGTTCTTCTTCCTCACCGCGCTGCAACTCCAGGTCGTCTCGGGCTACTCGGCTCTCGCCGCGGGCACCGCCCTGCTGCCCACCACCGTGCTGATGCTGCTGCTGTCCGCGAGGTCCGGGCAGCTGGGCGAGCGGATCGGCCCGCGCATCCCGCTCACGGTGGGGCCGCTGCTGAGCGCGGCCGGGATGCTGCTGATGCTCCGGGTCGGCGCAGACGCCTCGTACCCCGCCGATGTGCTGCCCGCGCTGCTGGTGCTGGGCCTGGGCATGGTGACCCTGGTGGCCCCGCTGACCGCGACCGTGCTGGCGTCCGTGGACACGGCGCGGGCCGGGATCGCCAGCGGCGTCAACAACGCGGCGGCCCGCGCGGCGGGGCTGCTCGCGGTGGCCGCGCTGCCGATGCTGGCCGGGATGGGGCCGGAGGCGTACCGGATGCCGGATCGGTTCGCGGCGGCCTTCGCCCGGGCGATGCCCCTGTGCGCGCTGATCCTGGTGGTGGGCGCGGTGCTGGCCTGGGCGATGGTGCGGCGGCCGGCGGACTGGCACTGCCCCGCCACCTGCAAGGTGCACTGCGGCGTCGGCGCGCCGCCGCTGGAACCGCGGCGTGGACGGGAACCGCGGCGTGGACGGGAACCGGGCCGGCCGGGGACGCCGGAGGCGCCGGGGGAGCCCTCGGACGGGCCCTCCGGCTGA
- a CDS encoding DUF3151 domain-containing protein has translation MAIHENLLGGPPPTHLPDDPEPRELLASGTAPADVAAKYPTSSLAWAQLADDAFEAGRVVESYAYARTGYHRGLDALRRSGWKGHGPVPWEHEPNRGFLRALHALARAAQAIGEQDEYDRCSAFLRDSSETAADTLG, from the coding sequence ATGGCCATCCACGAGAATCTGCTGGGGGGACCACCCCCCACCCATCTGCCCGACGACCCCGAGCCGCGGGAGCTGCTCGCGAGCGGCACGGCTCCCGCCGATGTCGCCGCGAAGTACCCGACCTCCTCGCTCGCCTGGGCCCAGCTCGCCGACGACGCCTTCGAGGCCGGACGGGTCGTCGAGTCGTACGCGTACGCGCGTACGGGGTACCACCGGGGACTCGACGCGCTGCGCCGCAGTGGCTGGAAGGGCCACGGCCCGGTGCCGTGGGAGCACGAGCCCAATCGCGGCTTCCTGCGTGCCCTGCACGCTCTCGCCCGCGCCGCGCAGGCGATCGGCGAGCAGGACGAGTACGACCGCTGCAGCGCGTTCCTGCGCGACTCGTCCGAGACGGCGGCCGACACCCTCGGCTGA
- the kynA gene encoding tryptophan 2,3-dioxygenase codes for MSQFPDASGAGSVTPNLDFAGTTPYEDYVQADVLTHLQHPLSDDPGEMVFLVTTQVMELWFTVIVHEWETASRALRRDEVPVAMDALKRSVRELDALNASWRPLSQLTPVQFNAYRAALGEGSGFQSAMYRRMEFLLGEKSASMLVPHRGAPRVHAELEKALHEPSLYDEVLRLLARRGLPVPPSVLDRDLSQRYEPSPEVERVWAEVYANEDQDAELVRLGEALTDVGELVWRWRNDHLVATRRAMGAKAGTGGSAGVAWLEKRAAKNVFPELWTARSHV; via the coding sequence ATGTCGCAATTTCCCGATGCCTCCGGAGCGGGTTCGGTCACCCCGAACCTCGACTTCGCGGGCACGACCCCGTACGAGGACTACGTCCAGGCAGACGTCCTCACCCACCTCCAGCACCCCCTCTCCGACGATCCCGGGGAGATGGTGTTCCTGGTGACCACCCAGGTGATGGAGCTGTGGTTCACCGTCATCGTCCACGAGTGGGAGACCGCCTCCCGGGCCCTGCGCCGTGACGAGGTGCCCGTCGCGATGGACGCGCTGAAGCGCTCCGTGCGGGAGCTGGACGCGCTGAACGCCTCCTGGCGGCCGCTCTCGCAGCTCACCCCCGTGCAGTTCAACGCGTACCGCGCCGCCCTCGGCGAGGGCTCCGGCTTCCAGTCCGCGATGTACCGGCGGATGGAGTTCCTGCTCGGTGAGAAGTCCGCGTCCATGCTGGTGCCGCACCGCGGCGCCCCGCGCGTCCACGCCGAGCTGGAGAAGGCCCTCCACGAGCCGAGCCTCTACGACGAGGTGCTCCGTCTGCTCGCCCGCCGCGGGCTGCCCGTTCCCCCGTCCGTCCTCGACCGCGACCTGTCGCAGCGCTACGAGCCGTCGCCCGAGGTCGAGCGGGTGTGGGCGGAGGTCTACGCGAACGAGGACCAGGACGCCGAGCTCGTCCGCCTCGGCGAGGCGCTGACCGACGTCGGCGAACTGGTGTGGCGCTGGCGCAACGACCACCTCGTCGCCACCCGGCGCGCCATGGGCGCCAAGGCCGGCACCGGCGGCTCCGCGGGCGTCGCCTGGCTGGAGAAGCGGGCGGCCAAGAACGTCTTCCCCGAGCTGTGGACGGCGCGCAGCCATGTCTGA
- the kynU gene encoding kynureninase, with protein MSETRLRERAAERDAADELAKRRELFALDDSTVYLDGNSLGALPRHVQDRMADVVGRQWGELRIRSWDESGWWTAPERIGERIAPLVGAAPGQVVVGDSTSVNVFKAVVAAVRMAPADRDEILVDATTFPTDGYIAESAARLTGHRTVVVDPADVSDAVGPRTAAALVNHVDYRTGRLHDLPGITAALHAQGALAVWDLCHSAGALPVGLDEHGVDLAVGCTYKYLNGGPGSPAYLYVAERHQGRFDSPLPGWNSHADPFGMTRGYRPAEGAVRGRVGTPDILSMLALEAALDVWDGVTVEAVRAKSLALTDFFLECVEAYVPRGRVVSLTPAAHAERGSQVALACPDAPAVMEALIARGVVGDLRRPDVLRFGFTPLYVGFADTERAARVLADVLAGVNSPPSG; from the coding sequence ATGTCTGAGACGCGCCTGAGGGAACGGGCCGCGGAACGGGACGCGGCGGACGAACTGGCCAAGCGGCGGGAGCTGTTCGCGCTCGACGACAGCACGGTCTACCTGGACGGGAACTCGCTCGGCGCCCTGCCGCGCCACGTCCAGGACCGGATGGCCGACGTCGTCGGCAGGCAGTGGGGCGAACTGCGCATCCGCTCCTGGGACGAGAGCGGCTGGTGGACGGCGCCGGAGCGGATCGGCGAGCGGATAGCCCCACTCGTCGGCGCCGCCCCCGGGCAGGTCGTCGTCGGCGACTCCACCAGCGTGAACGTCTTCAAGGCCGTGGTCGCGGCGGTGCGGATGGCGCCGGCCGACCGGGACGAGATCCTCGTCGACGCCACGACCTTCCCCACCGACGGGTACATCGCCGAGTCGGCGGCCCGGCTGACCGGCCACCGGACGGTCGTCGTCGACCCCGCCGACGTGTCCGACGCGGTGGGCCCGCGCACCGCCGCGGCACTCGTCAACCACGTCGACTACCGCACCGGCCGCCTGCACGACCTGCCGGGGATCACCGCGGCGCTGCACGCGCAGGGCGCTCTCGCCGTCTGGGACCTCTGCCACAGCGCGGGCGCGCTGCCCGTGGGCCTCGACGAGCACGGGGTGGACCTCGCGGTCGGCTGCACGTACAAGTACCTCAACGGCGGTCCCGGTTCGCCCGCGTACCTGTACGTCGCCGAGCGCCACCAGGGCCGCTTCGACTCGCCGCTGCCCGGCTGGAACTCGCACGCCGACCCGTTCGGGATGACCCGCGGCTACCGGCCGGCCGAGGGCGCGGTGCGCGGCCGGGTCGGCACGCCCGACATCCTCTCCATGCTGGCGCTGGAGGCGGCACTCGACGTGTGGGACGGGGTCACGGTGGAGGCGGTACGGGCCAAGAGCCTCGCCCTCACCGACTTCTTCCTCGAGTGCGTGGAGGCGTATGTGCCGCGCGGCAGAGTCGTCTCGCTCACCCCGGCCGCGCACGCCGAGCGGGGCAGCCAGGTGGCGCTGGCCTGCCCCGACGCACCGGCGGTCATGGAGGCGCTGATCGCCCGCGGTGTGGTCGGCGACCTGCGCCGCCCGGACGTGCTGCGGTTCGGCTTCACCCCGCTGTACGTCGGCTTCGCGGACACCGAGCGCGCGGCACGGGTCCTCGCCGACGTGCTGGCCGGAGTGAACTCCCCACCGAGCGGCTGA
- a CDS encoding alpha/beta hydrolase, with the protein MPDPAAARDAAEEASALSHPAVAPDASAAYGEHSDQVVDFYAPRDGRDTAPLVVVLHGGAWRAPYDRRHITPFADFLARRGFAVANVEYRRGASLPQPRGEEGGGGPVAGRWPETFDDIAAAMDALAGLARVALPQADPRRTVLTGHSAGGHLALWAAARHVLPVGSPWRLPAAPELRGVVALAPIADLGRAAELDVCGGAVHQFLGGRAESEARMGCADPAALLPTGIATAVVQGREDTVVPQAVAESFVDAAAKAGETVGLTLLGDVGHFPLIDPSADACAVVAEEIAQLAW; encoded by the coding sequence ATGCCGGACCCCGCCGCCGCTCGTGACGCCGCCGAGGAGGCTTCGGCCCTGTCGCATCCGGCCGTCGCCCCGGACGCCTCGGCGGCCTACGGCGAACACTCGGACCAGGTCGTCGACTTCTACGCGCCGCGGGACGGCCGGGACACGGCGCCGCTCGTGGTGGTGCTGCACGGAGGGGCGTGGCGGGCGCCGTACGACCGGCGGCACATCACCCCGTTCGCGGACTTCCTGGCGCGGCGCGGCTTCGCCGTGGCGAACGTCGAGTACCGCAGGGGCGCGTCGCTGCCCCAGCCGCGCGGCGAGGAGGGCGGCGGCGGGCCGGTCGCCGGGCGCTGGCCGGAGACGTTCGACGACATCGCCGCCGCGATGGACGCGCTGGCCGGACTGGCCCGCGTCGCGCTGCCGCAGGCGGACCCGCGGCGCACGGTCCTCACCGGCCATTCCGCGGGCGGGCACCTCGCCCTGTGGGCGGCCGCCCGGCACGTACTGCCGGTGGGCTCGCCCTGGCGGCTCCCGGCCGCCCCGGAGTTGCGGGGTGTCGTCGCGCTGGCGCCGATCGCCGACCTGGGCCGGGCGGCCGAGCTGGACGTGTGCGGCGGCGCGGTGCACCAGTTCCTCGGCGGGCGGGCGGAGTCCGAGGCGCGCATGGGATGCGCGGACCCGGCCGCGCTGCTGCCCACCGGGATCGCCACGGCCGTCGTCCAGGGGCGCGAGGACACCGTGGTGCCGCAGGCCGTCGCCGAGTCCTTCGTCGACGCGGCCGCGAAGGCGGGCGAGACCGTCGGGCTCACCCTGCTCGGGGACGTCGGTCACTTCCCGCTGATCGATCCGTCGGCGGACGCCTGCGCGGTGGTGGCGGAGGAGATCGCCCAACTCGCCTGGTGA
- a CDS encoding NAD(P)H-binding protein, translated as MTNPTHPQKILVTGATGTVGRHVVAELLDRGHTVRALTRDPGRARASLPAGAEAVRGDLTDPAGLAPALEGVTGLHLITFGGEYMAPLETGPEIVALAREAGVRRITVLNGGGDTPLEDAVRKSGLAWTVLMPVEFMANALEWAEAIRTEDQVGEPFTDRLSAMVHEADIGAVGAVALTEDGHGGQTYLITGPEVLSLRDKVDALVQARGRDIVLTELTPDEAAARWRAAGLAQDLIDFLLDVYGNTPPEGRTVVDTVRRVTGRPARTFAAWAAEHAAAFRA; from the coding sequence ATGACGAACCCCACGCACCCCCAGAAGATCCTCGTCACCGGCGCCACGGGCACGGTCGGGCGCCATGTCGTCGCCGAGTTGCTGGATCGCGGGCACACGGTCCGTGCCCTGACCCGTGACCCCGGCCGGGCCCGGGCGTCGCTGCCCGCGGGCGCCGAGGCGGTCCGCGGCGACCTCACGGATCCGGCCGGCCTGGCCCCGGCGCTGGAGGGCGTCACCGGACTGCACCTCATCACCTTCGGCGGGGAGTACATGGCCCCGCTGGAGACCGGGCCGGAGATCGTGGCACTCGCCCGTGAGGCCGGGGTGCGGCGGATCACCGTGCTGAACGGCGGCGGTGACACCCCGCTCGAGGACGCCGTGCGGAAGAGCGGCCTCGCCTGGACGGTGCTGATGCCGGTGGAGTTCATGGCGAACGCACTGGAGTGGGCCGAGGCGATCCGCACCGAGGACCAGGTCGGCGAGCCGTTCACGGACCGGCTCAGCGCCATGGTCCACGAGGCCGACATCGGCGCGGTCGGCGCGGTCGCCCTCACCGAGGACGGCCACGGCGGGCAGACGTACCTGATCACGGGGCCCGAGGTGCTGAGCCTGCGGGACAAGGTGGACGCGCTCGTGCAGGCCCGGGGCAGGGACATCGTCCTCACGGAGCTCACCCCGGACGAGGCGGCCGCCCGGTGGCGGGCCGCCGGTCTGGCGCAGGACCTGATCGACTTCCTGCTCGACGTGTACGGGAACACCCCGCCCGAAGGCCGGACCGTCGTCGACACCGTGCGGCGGGTCACCGGCCGCCCGGCGCGGACGTTCGCCGCATGGGCCGCCGAGCACGCGGCGGCGTTCCGGGCCTGA